In Silene latifolia isolate original U9 population chromosome X, ASM4854445v1, whole genome shotgun sequence, the following proteins share a genomic window:
- the LOC141619680 gene encoding uncharacterized protein LOC141619680 isoform X2: protein MEDGVGLGVLALVLLVMNSALSDSIANGESVSAVGDPCMRRDSLRVAFESWNFCNEVGQETPGMGSPRAADCFDLCKSKSLSANSKSSSYFLMLGSEGRAHFCLHFKTLGIAMDVVAGVLFRGIHHILRGSGK from the exons ATGGAGGATGGAGTTGGACTGGGTGTATTAGCATTGGTATTGCTGGTGATGAATTCTGCCTTGTCTGACTCGATTGCGAATGGGGAATCAGTGTCTGCTGTCGGAGACCCGTGTATGAGGAGGGATTCATTAAGGGTTGCATTTGAGTCATGGAATTTCTGCAATGAGGTCGGACAGGAAACTCCCGGTATGGGTAGTCCTCGCGCTGCTGATTGCTTTGATCTCTGCAAATCTAAATCTCTTTCCGCTAACTCGAAAA GTTCGTCTTACTTCTTGATGCTAGGGTCGGAAGGGCGGGCCCACTTTTGTTTGCATTTTAAGACTCTTGGAATTGCCATGGATGTAGTTGCAGGTGTTCTTTTTCGGGGGATACATCATATCTTGAGAG GATCAGGAAAGTAG
- the LOC141619680 gene encoding uncharacterized protein LOC141619680 isoform X1: MEDGVGLGVLALVLLVMNSALSDSIANGESVSAVGDPCMRRDSLRVAFESWNFCNEVGQETPGMGSPRAADCFDLCKSKSLSANSKSSSYFLMLGSEGRAHFCLHFKTLGIAMDVVAGVLFRGIHHILREPGSGK, translated from the exons ATGGAGGATGGAGTTGGACTGGGTGTATTAGCATTGGTATTGCTGGTGATGAATTCTGCCTTGTCTGACTCGATTGCGAATGGGGAATCAGTGTCTGCTGTCGGAGACCCGTGTATGAGGAGGGATTCATTAAGGGTTGCATTTGAGTCATGGAATTTCTGCAATGAGGTCGGACAGGAAACTCCCGGTATGGGTAGTCCTCGCGCTGCTGATTGCTTTGATCTCTGCAAATCTAAATCTCTTTCCGCTAACTCGAAAA GTTCGTCTTACTTCTTGATGCTAGGGTCGGAAGGGCGGGCCCACTTTTGTTTGCATTTTAAGACTCTTGGAATTGCCATGGATGTAGTTGCAGGTGTTCTTTTTCGGGGGATACATCATATCTTGAGAG AACCAGGATCAGGAAAGTAG
- the LOC141622725 gene encoding uncharacterized protein LOC141622725 — translation MMLVSVMAEMLEEYTAVISRVIEHIFNDAPLPRRVRFLILRNLPFPSFPPHPSLLPSPPAFLALPRC, via the coding sequence ATGATGCTAGTTTCAGTAATGGCAGAGATGTTAGAAGAGTATACAGCAGTGATTAGTAGAGTAATTGAGCATATCTTCAATGATGCTCCTTTACCACGTAGAGTTCGATTCCTGATCTTGCGAAATTTACCATTTCCTTCTTTTCCTCCTCATCCTTCTCTTCTGCCTTCTCCTCCTGCTTTTCTGGCTCTCCCTCGATGCTAA
- the LOC141619687 gene encoding uncharacterized protein LOC141619687, producing the protein MMEKEAKKEAFRKYLESSGIVDALTKVLVALYEQNHKPASAVEFVQQKLGGPSLAEYEKLQADMSELQSKYDELLAVHQETSRQLEQYKSSSVVGTSEETLEDRPQNSTPKCDMEESMHKLEDITLRSSPLDDHRL; encoded by the exons ATGATG GAGAAAGAAGCTAAAAAGGAAGCTTTCAGGAAGTACTTGGAGTCAAGCGGCATCGTGGATGCTTTAACTAAAG TTCTAGTTGCATTGTATGAGCAAAACCACAAGCCAGCCTCAGCTGTCGA ATTTGTACAACAGAAACTGGGTGGTCCGAGCTTGGCTGAGTACGAGAAGCTTCAAGCAGATATGTCCGAACTGCAATCCAAGTATGATGAACTTCTGGCAGTCCATCAAGAGACTTCTAGACAG TTAGAGCAATATAAGAGTTCTTCTGTTGTTGGGACTTCGGAAGAGACTCTGGAAGATAGGCCTCAAAACTCAACCCCCAAATGCGATATGGAAGAATCAATGCACAAGCTTGAAGACATCACCCTCCGGAGTTCACCGCTTGACGACCATCGTTTATGA
- the LOC141619680 gene encoding uncharacterized protein LOC141619680 isoform X3, giving the protein MEDGVGLGVLALVLLVMNSALSDSIANGESVSAVGDPCMRRDSLRVAFESWNFCNEVGQETPGMGSPRAADCFDLCKSKSLSANSKNHLSLLSCICFPPHTIFIFPQLFTPGQVRLTS; this is encoded by the exons ATGGAGGATGGAGTTGGACTGGGTGTATTAGCATTGGTATTGCTGGTGATGAATTCTGCCTTGTCTGACTCGATTGCGAATGGGGAATCAGTGTCTGCTGTCGGAGACCCGTGTATGAGGAGGGATTCATTAAGGGTTGCATTTGAGTCATGGAATTTCTGCAATGAGGTCGGACAGGAAACTCCCGGTATGGGTAGTCCTCGCGCTGCTGATTGCTTTGATCTCTGCAAATCTAAATCTCTTTCCGCTAACTCGAAAA ATcatctttctcttctttcctgTATCTGCTTTCCTCCTCACACCATTTTCATTTTCCCCCAATTATTCACTCCAGGACAG GTTCGTCTTACTTCTTGA
- the LOC141619682 gene encoding protein EIN4, giving the protein MLKVVYIGLLVCVLQLSVYSMVSAYSHCSCDDEGFWSMYIIMECQKVSDFLIAIAYFSIPLELIYFISCSNLPFKWVLVQFIAFIVLCGMTHLLNGWTYYGPHSFQLMMSLTIFKFLTALVSCATAITLLTLIPLLLKLKVREVFLTQNVLELDQEVGLMKKKKEASWHVRMLTRQIRKSLDKLTILNTTLVELSKTLDLQNCAVWMPSNNKSAMILTHELKSSPSNVFVTSIPMDDPDVREIYSSENVTILKQDSGLGLASSGGLGDPGPVAAIRMPLLKVSNFKGGTPELVHPLYAILVLVLPNFNSRVWSNHELEIVEVVADQVAVALSHANVLEESQYMREKLHEQNRLLQQAKKDALMANEARDAFQKVMSRGMRRPMHSILGLLSMFEENITSEQKILVNTMMRSSNVLSTLITDVMEISSKDNGRFQLEMKPFGLHSMIKEASCLGKCLFVYQGFTFSPDVQSSLPAQVIGDERRTFQVLLHMVGYLLYVSGGRGAVIFRVYSENGSEGRNDKWGMWRSGVSNDYINIKFEFDIRGSCPSDAVRRTLNGGNKEVLSFSMCKRLAQMMQGDIWITLNPYGLPQSMNLLLRFQQLQHLPESENLPKVEQMHTHSLFKGLRVLIADDDNVNRTVTKKLLEKLGCEVGSASSGYECLSTLAPSVNYYRVVFLDLHMPEMDGYEVAKRIRKLHSRNGPLIIAFTASAEDNIWEKCLQIGMNGLIRKPVVLQGVIDELQRVLL; this is encoded by the exons ATGTTGAAGGTGGTGTATATTGGGTTGTTGGTGTGTGTTTTGCAGCTTTCTGTGTATTCTATGGTAAGTGCATACTCACATTGTAGTTGTGATGATGAGGGTTTTTGGAGTATGTATATTATTATGGAATGCCAAAAGGTGAGCGATTTCTTGATCGCCATTGCGTACTTCTCTATACCGTTAGAGCTGATTTACTTCATTAGTTGCTCTAATCTTCCCTTCAAATGGGTTTTAGTTCAGTTCATTGCGTTTATTGTGCTTTGTGGAATGACCCATTTGCTCAACGGCTGGACGTATTATGGTCCTCACTCGTTTCAGCTTATGATGTCACTTACGATTTTTAAGTTTCTCACGGCTTTAGTTTCGTGTGCCACTGCAATAACCCTTTTGACCTTGATCCCGCTTTTGTTAAAATTGAAAGTTAGAGAGGTTTTTTTGACGCAAAATGTGTTGGAACTAGACCAAGAGGTTGGATTGATGAAGAAAAAGAAGGAAGCTAGTTGGCACGTTCGGATGCTCACTCGTCAAATTAGGAAGTCGCTTGATAAATTAACTATACTCAATACTACCTTGGTTGAGCTTTCCAAGACTTTAGACCTTCAGAATTGTGCTGTTTGGATGCCAAGCAATAACAAAAGTGCGATGATCTTAACCCATGAGCTGAAATCAAGTCCCTCAAATGTCTTTGTGACTAGTATTCCTATGGATGATCCCGATGTACGGGAGATCTATAGTAGCGAGAATGTAACTATTTTAAAGCAAGATTCAGGACTAGGATTGGCAAGCAGTGGTGGTTTAGGGGACCCTGGTCCTGTGGCAGCAATCCGGATGCCGCTCCTTAAGGTCTCAAATTTTAAAGGTGGAACCCCTGAACTTGTCCATCCGTTATATGCCATCCTGGTATTGGTCCTTCCGAACTTCAATTCTAGAGTGTGGAGTAATCATGAGTTGGAAATAGTAGAAGTGGTTGCTGATCAAGTGGCTGTAGCTCTTTCCCACGCTAATGTTCTTGAAGAGTCTCAGTACATGAGGGAAAAACTACATGAGCAGAACCGTCTTTTGCAACAGGCGAAGAAGGATGCGCTCATGGCAAATGAAGCTAGAGATGCATTTCAAAAGGTGATGAGCCGTGGAATGAGGAGGCCAATGCACTCAATTCTCGGCCTTCTGTCGATGTTTGAAGAAAATATCACCTCCGAGCAAAAGATCCTTGTAAACACCATGATGAGAAGTAGCAATGTTTTATCGACTTTAATAACTGATGTAATGGAGATTTCATCTAAAGATAATGGAAGATTCCAATTAGAGATGAAACCGTTCGGTCTGCATTCCATGATTAAGGAAGCTTCTTGCTTGGGTAAATGCCTGTTTGTGTATCAAGGTTTTACTTTTTCTCCGGATGTTCAAAGTAGTTTACCTGcccaggtgattggtgatgagcGACGAACTTTCCAGGTTTTACTGCACATGGTTGGATATTTACTGTATGTTTCTGGTGGAAGAGGCGCTGTAATATTTCGAGTTTACTCTGAGAATGGTAGTGAGGGGAGAAATGATAAGTGGGGGATGTGGAGATCTGGAGTCTCCAATGATTATATTAATATAAAGTTCGAGTTCGATATACGTGGGAGTTGTCCTTCAGATGCTGTCAGGAGAACCCTAAATGGTGGAAATAAGGAAGTGTTGAGCTTCAGCATGTGTAAACGGCTAGCGCAG ATGATGCAGGGTGACATCTGGATAACCCTAAACCCGTATGGCTTACCTCAAAGCATGAATCTTCTCCTTCGGTTTCAACAACTCCAACATCTTCCCGAGTCAGAAAATTTGCCTAAAGTAGAGCAAATGCACACGCACTCCCTTTTCAAAGGCTTAAGAGTCCTCATAGCAGATGACGATAATGTGAATAGGACGGTAACCAAGAAACTGCTCGAGAAGTTAGGCTGTGAAGTGGGGTCCGCTTCTTCCGGCTATGAGTGCCTAAGTACCTTAGCACCCTCAGTAAACTACTACCGAGTTGTTTTCCTCGACCTTCACATGCCAGAAATGGACGGTTATGAAGTGGCCAAGAGAATCCGGAAATTACACAGTCGGAATGGCCCACTCATTATCGCCTTCACTGCGAGCGCCGAGGATAATATTTGGGAGAAGTGCTTGCAAATCGGGATGAACGGGTTGATTCGGAAACCCGTGGTTTTACAGGGTGTAATCGACGAGCTGCAGCGGGTCCTGCTATGA
- the LOC141619683 gene encoding uncharacterized protein LOC141619683 isoform X2, with protein sequence MNKGAEEYHSADFEWHELEADILNNPSFSFHLSPFQPPSSSSSSSSSSSSSSDSQAWSLFHSRHSTGKFFKERRYLLKEFPELLSCTDYSNILEVGCGNGSTILPILRMKEKINVYACDCSSEALDRAKDNLVDADVVCLAERFHPFCCDFSSTEFPNWLACRSCRNMRFKKLLSSDFVTEKEGALRSLPFMKDGSCCIGGMDFITMVFTLSAVPPERMTKAIKECFSVLKPGGLLLFRDYGLYDMTMLRFNPEKRVGFRHYIRDDGTYSYFFDLDATRDLFVGVGFTELELEYCCVKSVNRKKGKSMRRVWVHGKFQKPL encoded by the exons ATGAACAAAGGAGCAGAAGAATATCACTCTGCAGACTTTGAATGGCATGAATTGGAAGCTGATATTCTCAACAACCCTTCTTTCTCTTTCCATCTTTCTCCCTTTCaacctccttcttcttcttcttcttcttcttcttcttcttcttcttcttcagattCTCAAGCATGGTCCCTTTTTCACTCTCGTCATTCCACTGGCAAATTCTTCAAG GAAAGAAGGTATTTATTAAAAGAATTTCCTGAGCTTCTTTCTTGTACCGACTATTCCAATATTTTAGAGGTTGGATGTGGCAATGGAAGCACAATTCTTCCTATATTGCG CATGAAGGAGAAAATCAATGTGTACGCTTGTGATTGTAGCTCGGAGGCTCTAGATAGAGCGAAGGATAATTTAGTAGATGCTGATGTAGTTTGTTTGGCAGAACGtttccatcctttctgctgtgaTTTCTCTTCAACTGAGTTCCCAAACTGGTTGGCATGTCGGTCATGTCGGAACATGCGCTTTAAAAAGTTGCTCAGTTCTGACTTTG TCACTGAAAAGGAAGGAGCTTTGCGAAGTTTACCATTCATGAAAGACGGTTCCTGCTGTATTGGTGGGATGGATTTCATCACAATG GTATTTACGCTATCTGCCGTGCCACCTGAAAGGATGACGAAAGCAATCAAGGAATGCTTTTCGGTGCTAAAGCCGGGTGGTCTTCTCCTTTTCAGAGATTACG GTCTTTATGACATGACCATGCTCAGATTTAATCCCGAGAAAAGGGTGGGATTCCGACATTATATCCGAGATGACGGAACATATTCTTATTTCTTTGATTTGGATGCTACGAGAGACCTTTTTGTTGGTGTCGGCTTCACTGAG CTAGAGCTGGAATATTGCTGTGTGAAGTCAGTCAACCGAAAGAAGGGAAAGAGCATGAGGCGGGTATGGGTTCACGGCAAGTTTCAAAAGCCACTGTGA
- the LOC141619683 gene encoding uncharacterized protein LOC141619683 isoform X1 — MNKGAEEYHSADFEWHELEADILNNPSFSFHLSPFQPPSSSSSSSSSSSSSSDSQAWSLFHSRHSTGKFFKERRYLLKEFPELLSCTDYSNILEVGCGNGSTILPILRMKEKINVYACDCSSEALDRAKDNLVDADVVCLAERFHPFCCDFSSTEFPNWLACRSCRNMRFKKLLSSDFEVTEKEGALRSLPFMKDGSCCIGGMDFITMVFTLSAVPPERMTKAIKECFSVLKPGGLLLFRDYGLYDMTMLRFNPEKRVGFRHYIRDDGTYSYFFDLDATRDLFVGVGFTELELEYCCVKSVNRKKGKSMRRVWVHGKFQKPL; from the exons ATGAACAAAGGAGCAGAAGAATATCACTCTGCAGACTTTGAATGGCATGAATTGGAAGCTGATATTCTCAACAACCCTTCTTTCTCTTTCCATCTTTCTCCCTTTCaacctccttcttcttcttcttcttcttcttcttcttcttcttcttcttcagattCTCAAGCATGGTCCCTTTTTCACTCTCGTCATTCCACTGGCAAATTCTTCAAG GAAAGAAGGTATTTATTAAAAGAATTTCCTGAGCTTCTTTCTTGTACCGACTATTCCAATATTTTAGAGGTTGGATGTGGCAATGGAAGCACAATTCTTCCTATATTGCG CATGAAGGAGAAAATCAATGTGTACGCTTGTGATTGTAGCTCGGAGGCTCTAGATAGAGCGAAGGATAATTTAGTAGATGCTGATGTAGTTTGTTTGGCAGAACGtttccatcctttctgctgtgaTTTCTCTTCAACTGAGTTCCCAAACTGGTTGGCATGTCGGTCATGTCGGAACATGCGCTTTAAAAAGTTGCTCAGTTCTGACTTTG AAGTCACTGAAAAGGAAGGAGCTTTGCGAAGTTTACCATTCATGAAAGACGGTTCCTGCTGTATTGGTGGGATGGATTTCATCACAATG GTATTTACGCTATCTGCCGTGCCACCTGAAAGGATGACGAAAGCAATCAAGGAATGCTTTTCGGTGCTAAAGCCGGGTGGTCTTCTCCTTTTCAGAGATTACG GTCTTTATGACATGACCATGCTCAGATTTAATCCCGAGAAAAGGGTGGGATTCCGACATTATATCCGAGATGACGGAACATATTCTTATTTCTTTGATTTGGATGCTACGAGAGACCTTTTTGTTGGTGTCGGCTTCACTGAG CTAGAGCTGGAATATTGCTGTGTGAAGTCAGTCAACCGAAAGAAGGGAAAGAGCATGAGGCGGGTATGGGTTCACGGCAAGTTTCAAAAGCCACTGTGA